A stretch of the Vigna radiata var. radiata cultivar VC1973A chromosome 9, Vradiata_ver6, whole genome shotgun sequence genome encodes the following:
- the LOC106773477 gene encoding uncharacterized protein LOC106773477, which translates to MASSNLSIPIFCQDEKENGSPIASNSCEDKTFDLQPVSPFSSGEGLPYAPEGWPNPGDIWGWKVLSRTNKAGYFLDRYLYPPKSLQTPSNKGHSLRTKPDIERYIESNFPSMSIEAFFDLFSWQILSTGKTPTKAVQSTPISPALKPVEIEEDTTEEISTQRKLKRRKQICTQRKSARLGVRVGQSLAPDQDANEILDLCNLDDEVAKTDTTEIFYGNMDCEKGSGMQICGEKKYPIVTTVLENFEDYLDNLEDMLVMPHSQSSSDHVAPSTKTMDDQTIECCKKKLSSLLAGDFSSLVSCNNAVIEVAMLASQICKDDTLSADQIAKLKLVEEIPLASVAFHEASENIEKADKFLGDLEAKKCRVLSLKSDYKDKVAQLQSEIEKNTSAIQEIDDQIQKLQSKRKETCDALEILQERKVELTSGESSVANSILKLVGEIQQGLSEKSKWELKKTISVQSVAEIQEKFITLRGLTF; encoded by the exons ATGGCTTCATCAAACCTTTCCATTCCCATCTT TTGCCAGGATGAAAAGGAGAATGGCTCTCCAATTGCAAGCAATTCTTGTGAGGATAAAACTTTTGATCTTCAACCAGTGTCACCTTTTTCTTCTGGTGAAGGTTTGCCATATGCACCTGAAGGGTGGCCAAATCCTGGTGATATATGGGGCTGGAAAGTGTTGAGCAGGACAAACAAGGCTGGATATTTTCTAGATAGATACCTATATCCGCCAAAATCTCTTCAGACTCCTTCTAACAAGGGCCATAGCTTGAGAACCAAGCCTGATATTGAGAGATACATCGAATCAAATTTTCCTAGCATGAGTATTGAAGCATTCTTTGATTTGTTTAGTTGGCAGATACTCTCTACTGGAAAAACTCCCACAAAAG CTGTACAATCTACGCCCATTAGCCCTGCACTGAAGCCAGTGGAGATTGAAGAAGATACCACAGAAGAGATTAGCACCCAGAGGAAGTTAAAACGAAGAAAACAAATCTGCACCCAGAGGAAATCTGCCAGACTAGGTGTTCGTGTTGGCCAGTCTTTAGCCCCTGATCAAGATGCAAATGAAATCCTTGATTTATGCAATCTGGACGATGAAGTGGCGAAAACTGACACAACTGAGATTTTTTATGGCAACATGGATTGTGAAAAAGGATCTGGCATGCAGATATGTGGTGAGAAGAAGTATCCCATTGTGACCACTGTTTTAGAGAATTTTGAGGACTATCTTGATAACTTGGAGGACATGCTTGTTATGCCTCATTCTCAGAGTTCATCAGATCATGTGGCTCCTTCCACCAAAACTATGGATGATCAAACGATAGAGTGCTGCAAGAAGAAGCTTTCTTCCCTTCTTGCTGGAGACTTCTCTTCTTTGGTCTCTTGTAACAATGCTGTGATAGAAGTTGCAATGCTTGCATCCCAAATCTGCAAAGATGATACCCTTAGTGCTGATCAGATAGCAAAGTTAAAATTGGTGGAAGAAATTCCCTTAGCCAGCGTGGCTTTCCATGAGGCTAGTGAGAACATAGAAAAGGCAGACAAATTCTTGGGTGACTTGGAGGCCAAGAAATGCAGAGTTCTGAGTCTAAAAAGTGACTACAAAGACAAAGTAGCTCAGTTGCAGTCTGAAATTGAAAAGAACACTTCAGCAATCCAAGAAATTGATGATCAAATTCAGAAGCTTCAATCAAAACGAAAGGAGACATGTGATGCCTTAGAAATCTTGCAAGAGCGTAAAGTTGAGCTGACTTCTGGGGAATCAAGTGTTGCCAACTCAATTCTAAAACTTGTTGGGGAGATTCAGCAAGGATTGTCTGAAAAATCAAAGTGGGAGCTGAAGAAAACCATTTCTGTTCAGAGTGTAGCTGAGATACAAGAGAAGTTCATCACTTTAAGAGGattaacattttaa